A genomic segment from Melanotaenia boesemani isolate fMelBoe1 chromosome 9, fMelBoe1.pri, whole genome shotgun sequence encodes:
- the ercc2 gene encoding general transcription and DNA repair factor IIH helicase subunit XPD — MKLNIEGLLVYFPYDYIYPEQYSYMLELKRTIDAKGHGVLEMPSGTGKTISLLSLIVAYQRAYPLEVTKLIYCSRTVPEIEKVVEELRKLMEFYTKETGEVNNFLALALSSRKNLCIHPEVSSLRFGKEVDGKCHSLTASYIRAQRHTNPNQPVCRFYEEFDAVGRQVPLPAGIYNLDDLKDFGRRKGWCPYYLARYSILHANIVVYSYHYLLDPKIADLVSKELAKKSVVVFDEAHNIDNVCIDSMSVNITRRTLERCQNNVDTLQNTIHKIKETDAAKLREEYRRLVEGLKEANVARETDIYLSNPVLPDEILQEAVPGSIRTAEHFVGFLRRFLEYLKSRLRVQHVVQESAPQFLKDIFDKVCIDRKPLRFCSERLQSLLRTLEIADIADFSAVTLISNFATLVSTYSQGFTIIIEPFEDRTPTIANPVLHFSCMDPSIAIKPVFQRFQSVVITSGTLSPLDIYPRILDFRPVTMASFTMTLARTCLCPLIVGRGNDQVALSSKFETREDFAVIRNYGNLLLEMSAIVPDGIVAFFTSYVYMENIVASWYEQGILENIQRNKLIFIETQDAAETSMALEKYQEACENGRGAILLSVARGKVSEGIDFVHHFGRAVIMFGVPYVYTQSRILKARLEYLRDQFQIRENDFLTFDAMRHAAQCVGRAIRGKTDYGLMIFADKRYARADKRGKLPRWIQEHINDGSLNLTVDEAVQLSKHFLRQMAQPFRQEDQLGLSLLTLEQLESEEMLQKITQIAHQT, encoded by the exons GCTGAACATCGAGGGTCTGTTAGTGTATTTTCCTTATGATTACATCTATCCGGAGCAGTACTCCTACATGTTGGAGCTGAAGAGGACAATAGATGCTAAG GGTCATGGAGTCCTGGAGATGCCTTCAGGAACAGGAAAGACCATCTCTCTGCTGTCACTCATTGTTGCCTACCAGAGG gCTTATCCTTTGGAGGTAACCAAGTTAATTTACTGCTCTAGAACGGTTCCTGAGATAGAGAAG GTTGTGGAGGAGTTGAGGAAACTGATGGAGTTTTATACCAAAGAAACAGGGGAGGTCAACAACTTCCTGGCTCTGGCACTTTCCTCCAGGAAAAACCTGTGTATCCACCCAGAG GTGAGCTCTCTTCGCTTTGGGAAGGAGGTGGATGGGAAGTGCCACAGTCTGACGGCATCATACATTCGTGCACAACGCCACACCAACCCAAACCAACCGGTCTGTCGCTTTTATGAG GAATTTGATGCCGTGGGACGACAGGTGCCTCTTCCTGCTGGCATCTACAACCTCGATGACCTGAAGGATTTTGGCAGGAGGAAAGGCTGGTGTCCGTACTATCTGGCTCGCTATTCA ATCCTGCATGCCAACATTGTTGTGTACAGCTACCACTACCTGCTGGACCCCAAGATAGCTGATCTGGTGTCCAAAGAGCTGGCCAAGAAATCTGTGGTGGTGTTTGATGAAGCCCATAATATTG aCAATGTGTGCATTGACTCCATGAGTGTGAACATAACTAGACGAACGCTGGAGCGCTGTCAGAACAACGTGGACACTCTCCAAAACACCATACACAA GATAAAGGAGACAGATGCTGCTAAGCTGAGAGAAGAGTACAGACGATTGGTGGAGGGGCTGAAGGAAGCCAACGTTGCCAGGGAGACAGACATCTACCTGTCTAATCCAGTGTTACCTGATGAAATTTTGCAAG agGCGGTTCCAGGATCTATTCGCACTGCAGAGCACTTTGTTGGTTTCTTGAGACGTTTCCTGGAGTATCTGAAGTCTCGTCTACGGGTCCAACATGTGGTCCAGGAGAGCGCCCCGCAGTTCCTTAAAGACATCTTTGATAAAGTCTGCATCGACCGCAAGCCCCTCAG GTTTTGTTCAGAGAGGTTGCAGTCACTGCTGCGAACTCTGGAGATTGCAGACATCGCAGACTTCTCAGCTGTCACGCTCATCTCTAACTTTGCTACTCTTGTCAGCACCTACAGCCAAG GTTTCACAATCATCATTGAGCCTTTTGAAGACAGAACTCCAACCATCGCCAACCCTGTGCTGCACTTCAG CTGCATGGACCCGTCTATCGCCATCAAACCTGTTTTTCAAAGGTTTCAGTCAGTCGTCATCACATCTGGT ACTCTTTCCCCACTTGACATCTATCCCCGAATCCTTGACTTTCGCCCCGTTACCATGGCATCCTTCACCATGACACTTGCGCGGACCTGCCTTTGTCCTCTG ATTGTTGGAAGAGGGAACGACCAGGTGGCTCTGAGCTCTAAGTTTGAAACCAGAGAAGACTTTG ctgTGATTCGTAACTATGGCAACCTACTCTTGGAGATGTCTGCGATTGTTCCTGATGGGATTGTTGCATTTTTCACCAGCTATGTGTACATGGAGAATATAGTGGCGTCCTGGTATGAACAG GGAATCCTGGAGAACATCCAGAGAAACAAGCTGATCTTCATTGAGACTCAGGACGCAGCAGAGACGAGTATGGCACTGGAGAAATACCAGGAG GCGTGTGAAAATGGCCGAGGAGCCATCCTACTGTCTGTGGCCAGAGGAAAGGTGTCTGAAGGAATTGATTTTG ttCACCACTTTGGAAGAGCAGTCATCATGTTCGGAGTTCCTTATGTTTACACACAGAGCCGCATCCTAAAG GCTCGGCTGGAGTATCTGAGGGATCAGTTTCAGATCAGAGAAAACGACTTCCTCACGTTCGATGCCATGCGCCACGCTGCTCAGTGTGTGGGCAGAGCCATCAGAGGCAAGACCGACTACGGACTCATGATTTTTGCTGACAAG CGGTACGCTCGGGCAGACAAACGGGGGAAGCTTCCTCGCTGGATTCAGGAGCACATCAATGACGGTAGTTTGAACCTCACTGTGGACGAAGCCGTTCAGCTCTCCAAACACTTTCTACGGCAGATGGCTCAGCCTTTCAGACAG GAGGACCAGCTGGGTCTGTCTCTGTTGACTCTAGAGCAGCTGGAGTCAGAGGAAATGTTGCAGAAAATCACTCAGATTGCTCATCAGACGTAG
- the klc3 gene encoding kinesin light chain 3 has translation MLSAEEILCSTQQVIAGLEALRGENRSLLESLQEAMESRPVVESGSVEKEKSGIIRQSLERIELGLSEAQVMMALSAHLGSLEAEKQKLRAQVRRLCQENQWLRDELAGAQQRLQDKEQEVVTLEEQNRHLQFMSSIRKYDQDEPPLDDKDTSTNKESLDDLFPAEDEEQSQMSQPHHSSAAAAAQQGGYEIPARLRTLHNLVIQYASQGRYEVAVPLCKQALEDLEKSSGHTHPDVATMLNILALVYRDQNKYKEAANLLNDALAIREKTLGMDHPAVAATLNNLAVLYGKRGKYKEAEPLCKRALEIREKVLGTDHPDVAKQLNNLALLCQNQGKYQEVEQYYERALHIYQSKLGPDDANVAKTKNNLASCYLKQGKYRQAEALYKEILTRAHEKEFGSVEGDGRPSWSNTEDSSSTQDGLKRSGSFTKLRESIRRSSEKLVRKLKGVGMEEMTPRNAGMKRANSLNVLNVGTRENQDSTQSSHLTDSRGLSTSTQSLTRRSSLGGTS, from the exons ATGTTGTCGGCGGAGGAGATTCTGTGCAGCACACAGCAGGTGATCGCAGGATTGGAAGCACTGAGAGGAGAGAACCGGAGCCTGTTGGAAAGCCTCCAGGAGGCAATGGAGAGCCGACCCGTGGTGGAGAGCGGTAGCGTTGAGAAGGAGAAGAGCGGCATCATCCGCCAATCACTGGAGAGGATAGAGCTGGGGCTGAGTGAGGCGCAG GTGATGATGGCTCTGTCAGCTCATCTTGGTTCACTGGAGGCAGAGAAGCAAAAGCTCCGAGCACAG GTGCGGCGTCTCTGCCAGGAGAACCAGTGGCTGAGGGACGAGCTGGCCGGTGCTCAGCAGCGGCTGCAGGACAAAGAGCAGGAGGTGGTCACCCTGGAGGAGCAGAACCGACATCTGCAGTTTATGTCCTCCATACGGAAATATGACCAGGATGAGCCGCCACTG GATGACAAAGACACTTCAACTAACAAGGAGTCTCTGGATGACTTGTTTCCagctgaggatgaggagcagtcACAGA tgTCTCAGCCCCACCACAGCAGCGCAGCAGCTGCAGCCCAGCAGGGTGGCTACGAGATTCCTGCACGCCTTCGAACGCTCCACAACTTAGTCATCCAGTATGCATCCCAGGGACGGTATGAGGTCGCTGTACCTCTCTGCAAACAG GCTTTGGAAGACCTGGAGAAGTCCTCAGGCCACACCCACCCAGATGTAGCCACCATGCTGAATATACTAGCACTGGTGTACAG AGATCAGAACAAATACAAAGAGGCAGCCAACCTGCTGAATGATGCGCTGGCTATCAGGGAGAAAACTCTAGGAATGGATCATCCTGCT gtggcGGCAACGCTCAACAATCTGGCGGTCCTTTATGGAAAAAGGGGAAAGTACAAGGAAGCAGAACCTCTTTGTAAAAGAGCTCTGGAAATCAGAGAGAAA GTTCTGGGAACAGACCATCCAGATGTGGCCAAGCAGCTGAACAACCTGGCTCTGCTGTGTCAGAACCAGGGAAAGTACCAGGAAGTGGAGCAGTACTACGAACGCGCTCTTCACATCTACCAGAGCAAGCTCGGACCAGATGATGCCAACGTGGCCAAAACCAAGAACAACCTG GCATCGTGTTATCTAAAACAGGGGAAATACAGACAGGCTGAAGCTCTTTACAAAGAAATCCTGACCAGAGCTCATGAAAAAGAGTTTGGATCTGTGGAAG GTGATGGTCGTCCCAGCTGGTCCAACACAGAGGACAGTAGCTCAACGCAGGACGGACTAAAACGCAGCGGATCCTTCACCAAACTCAGAGAGTCGATACGCCGAAGCAGCGAGAAGCTGGTCCGCAAGCTGAAGGGAGTTGGGATGGAGGAAATGACCCCAAGGAATGCTGG gATGAAAAGGGCAAACTCTCTGAATGTGTTGAATGTTGGAACCAGGGAGAATCAGGATAGCACCCAG TCGAGCCATCTGACAGATAGTCGAGGCCTGAGCACCAGCACGCAGAGTCTAACGAGACGAAGCTCGCTTGGTGGGACCAGctaa